A single Saccopteryx bilineata isolate mSacBil1 chromosome 9, mSacBil1_pri_phased_curated, whole genome shotgun sequence DNA region contains:
- the UNC5B gene encoding netrin receptor UNC5B isoform X2 — protein MWAQSGARGALLLALLLCWDPRLSQAGSESGSEVLPDSYPSAPAEPLPHFLQEPQDAYIVKNKPVDLSCRAFPATQIYFKCNGEWVSQNDHIVQEGRDEATGLRVREVQIQVSRQQVEELFGLEDYWCQCVAWSSAGTTKSRRGYVRIAYLRKNFDQEPLGKEVPLDHEVLLQCRPPDGVPVAEVEWLKNEDTIDPTQDTNFLLTIDHNLIIRQARLSDTANYTCVAKNIVAKRRSTTATIIVYVNGGWSSWAEWSPCSNRCGRGWQKRTRSCTNPTPLNGGAFCEGQAFQKTSCTTVCPVDGAWTEWSKWSACSTECAHWRSRECMAPPPQNGGRDCSGTLLDSKNCTDGLCMQILESSGDVALYAGVVVAVLVVVAVLMVVGVVVYRRNCRDLDTDITDSSAALTGGFHPVNFKTARPNHPQLLHPSVPPDLTASARIYRGPVYALQDTADKIPMTNSPLLDPLPSLKIKVYSSSTTSSGSGLPDGADLLGVLPPSTCPGDFSRDTHFLHLRSASLGSQQLPGLPRDPGSSVSGTFGCLGGRLSIPGTGVSLLVPNGAIPQGKFYEMYLLINKAETLPLSEGTQIVLSPSVTCGPTGLLLCRPVILTAPHCAEVAAGTWIFQLKTQAHQGPWEEVVTLDEETLDTPCYCQLEARSCHVLLDQLGTYVLTGESCSRSAVKRLQLAIFAPALCTSLEYSLRVYCLEDTPVALKEVLELERTLGGYLVEEAKPLLFKDSYHNLRLSLHDIPHAHWRSKLLAKYQEIPFYHVWSGSQKALHCTFTLERHSLASTEFACKICVRQVEGEGQIFQLHTTLAETPAGSLDALCSAPGSTLTTQLGPYAFKIPLSIRQKICSSLDAPSSRGNDWRLLAKKLSMDRYLNYFATKASPTGVILDLWEALQQDDGDLNSLASALEEMGKSEMLVAVATDGDC, from the exons gCTCTGAGTCAGGCAGCGAGGTGCTCCCCGACTCCTACCCGTCGGCGCCGGCCGAGCCGCTGCCCCACTTCCTGCAGGAGCCCCAGGACGCCTACATTGTGAAGAACAAGCCGGTGGACCTGAGCTGCCGGGCCTTCCCGGCCACACAGATCTATTTCAAGTGCAACGGCGAGTGGGTCAGCCAGAATGACCACATCGTGCAGGAGGGCCGGGATGAGGCCACTG GCCTGCGGGTGCGAGAGGTGCAGATACAGGTGTCTCGGCAGCAGGTGGAGGAGCTGTTTGGGCTGGAGGATTACTGGTGTCAGTGTGTGGCCTGGAGCTCTGCGGGCACCACCAAGAGTCGCCGGGGCTATGTCCGCATTGCAT ACCTGCGCAAGAACTTCGACCAGGAGCCTCTGGGCAAGGAAGTACCCCTGGACCACGAGGTTCTCCTGCAATGCCGCCCACCAGACGGGGTGCCTGTGGCTGAG GTAGAGTGGCTCAAGAATGAGGACACCATTGATCCCACCCAGGACACCAACTTCCTGCTCACCATCGACCACAACCTCATTATCCGCCAGGCCCGCCTTTCCGATACGGCCAACTACACCTGTGTGGCCAAGAACATCGTGGCCAAGCGCCGTAGCACCACTGCCACAATCATCGTCTATG TGAACGGTGGATGGTCCAGCTGGGCAGAGTGGTCGCCCTGCTCCAACCGCTGTGGCCGCGGCTGGCAGAAGCGCACACGGTCCTGCACCAACCCTACCCCGCTCAACGGAGGAGCCTTCTGTGAGGGCCAGGCTTTCCAGAAGACTTCCTGCACCACCGTGTGCCCGG tggatggagcgtggaCAGAGTGGAGCAAGTGGTCAGCCTGCAGCACCGAGTGTGCCCACTGGCGCAGCCGAGAGTGCATGGCGCCCCCACCCCAGAACGGAGGCCGGGACTGCAGTGGGACTCTGCTCGACTCCAAGAACTGCACCGACGGGCTGTGCATGCAAA TCCTGGAGTCCTCTGGGGATGTGGCGCTGTATGCCGGTGTCGTGGTGGCCGTCCTCGTGGTGGTGGCCGTGCTcatggtggtgggggtggtggtatACCGCCGCAACTGCCGTGACTTGGACACTGACATCACCGATTCGTCTGCGGCTCTTACTGGAGGCTTCCACCCAGTCAACTTCAAGACTGCAAGGCCCA ACCACCCACAGCTCCTGCACCCCTCTGTGCCTCCGGACCTCACAGCCAGTGCCCGCATCTACCGCGGGCCCGTGTATGCCCTGCAGGATACAGCCGACAAGATCCCCATGACCAACTCACCCCTGCTGGACCCCCTACCCAGCCTCAAGATCAAGGTCTACAGCTCCAGCACCACCAGCTCTGGGTCAGGCCTGCCAGACGGGGCCGACCTCCTGGGGGTTCTGCCGCCTAGCACGTGCCCTGGCGACTTCTCCCGCGACACCCACTTCCTGCACCTGCGCAGCGCCAGCCTCGGCTCCCAGCAGCTCCCGGGCCTGCCCCGTGACCCGGGAAGCAGTGTCAGCGGCACCTTCGGCTGCCTGGGCGGGAGGCTCAGCATCCCCGGTACAG gGGTCAGTCTGCTGGTGCCCAACGGAGCCATCCCCCAGGGCAAGTTCTACGAAATGTACCTCCTTATCAACAAGGCAGAAACCCT CCCACTCTCGGAAGGGACCCAGATAGTATTGAGCCCCTCGGTGACCTGCGGGCCCACAGGCCTCCTGCTGTGCCGCCCCGTCATCCTCACAGCTCCCCACTGTGCCGAAGTAGCTGCCGGCACCTGGATCTTCCAGCTCAAGACCCAGGCCCACCAGGGCCCCTGGGAG GAGGTAGTGACCCTGGATGAGGAGACCCTGGACACCCCTTGCTACTGCCAGCTAGAGGCCAGGTCCTGCCACGTCCTGTTAGACCAGCTGGGCACCTACGTGCTCACCGGCGAGTCCTGCTCCCGCTCGGCTGTGAAGCGGCTGCAGCTGGCCATCTTCGCCCCTGCCCTGTGCACGTCCCTGGAGTACAGCCTCAGGGTCTACTGCCTGGAGGACACGCCCGTAGCCTTGAAG GAGGTGCTAGAACTGGAGCGGACCCTGGGTGGCTACCTTGTGGAGGAGGCCAAACCCCTGCTGTTTAAGGACAGTTACCACAACCTGCGGCTCTCCCTCCACGACATCCCCCACGCCCACTGGAGGAGCAAGCTACTGGCCAAGTACCAG GAGATCCCCTTCTATCACGTCTGGAGTGGCAGCCAGAAGGCCCTCCACTGCACCTTCACCCTGGAGAGACACAGCCTGGCCTCCACGGAGTTCGCCTGCAAGATCTGCGTGCGGCAGGTGGAAGGGGAAGGCCAGATATTCCAGCTGCACACCACCCTGGCGGAG ACACCTGCTGGTTCCCTGGAtgccctctgctctgctcccgGCAGCACGCTCACCACCCAGCTGGGACCCTATGCCTTCAAGATCCCACTGTCCATCCGCCAGAAGATATGCAGCAGCCTGGACGCCCCCAGCTCGCGGGGCAATGACTGGCGCCTGCTGGCGAAGAAGCTCTCCATGGACCG TTACCTGAACTACTTTGCCACCAAAGCCAGCCCCACGGGTGTGATCCTGGACCTCTGGGAAGCTCTGCAGCAGGATGACGGGGACCTCAACAGCCTGGCAAGTGCCTTGGAGGAGATGGGCAAGAGCGAGATGCTGGTGGCCGTGGCCACCGATGGGGACTGCTGA
- the UNC5B gene encoding netrin receptor UNC5B isoform X1, whose translation MWAQSGARGALLLALLLCWDPRLSQAGSESGSEVLPDSYPSAPAEPLPHFLQEPQDAYIVKNKPVDLSCRAFPATQIYFKCNGEWVSQNDHIVQEGRDEATGLRVREVQIQVSRQQVEELFGLEDYWCQCVAWSSAGTTKSRRGYVRIAYLRKNFDQEPLGKEVPLDHEVLLQCRPPDGVPVAEVEWLKNEDTIDPTQDTNFLLTIDHNLIIRQARLSDTANYTCVAKNIVAKRRSTTATIIVYVNGGWSSWAEWSPCSNRCGRGWQKRTRSCTNPTPLNGGAFCEGQAFQKTSCTTVCPVDGAWTEWSKWSACSTECAHWRSRECMAPPPQNGGRDCSGTLLDSKNCTDGLCMQNKKTLSDPKSHLLESSGDVALYAGVVVAVLVVVAVLMVVGVVVYRRNCRDLDTDITDSSAALTGGFHPVNFKTARPNHPQLLHPSVPPDLTASARIYRGPVYALQDTADKIPMTNSPLLDPLPSLKIKVYSSSTTSSGSGLPDGADLLGVLPPSTCPGDFSRDTHFLHLRSASLGSQQLPGLPRDPGSSVSGTFGCLGGRLSIPGTGVSLLVPNGAIPQGKFYEMYLLINKAETLPLSEGTQIVLSPSVTCGPTGLLLCRPVILTAPHCAEVAAGTWIFQLKTQAHQGPWEEVVTLDEETLDTPCYCQLEARSCHVLLDQLGTYVLTGESCSRSAVKRLQLAIFAPALCTSLEYSLRVYCLEDTPVALKEVLELERTLGGYLVEEAKPLLFKDSYHNLRLSLHDIPHAHWRSKLLAKYQEIPFYHVWSGSQKALHCTFTLERHSLASTEFACKICVRQVEGEGQIFQLHTTLAETPAGSLDALCSAPGSTLTTQLGPYAFKIPLSIRQKICSSLDAPSSRGNDWRLLAKKLSMDRYLNYFATKASPTGVILDLWEALQQDDGDLNSLASALEEMGKSEMLVAVATDGDC comes from the exons gCTCTGAGTCAGGCAGCGAGGTGCTCCCCGACTCCTACCCGTCGGCGCCGGCCGAGCCGCTGCCCCACTTCCTGCAGGAGCCCCAGGACGCCTACATTGTGAAGAACAAGCCGGTGGACCTGAGCTGCCGGGCCTTCCCGGCCACACAGATCTATTTCAAGTGCAACGGCGAGTGGGTCAGCCAGAATGACCACATCGTGCAGGAGGGCCGGGATGAGGCCACTG GCCTGCGGGTGCGAGAGGTGCAGATACAGGTGTCTCGGCAGCAGGTGGAGGAGCTGTTTGGGCTGGAGGATTACTGGTGTCAGTGTGTGGCCTGGAGCTCTGCGGGCACCACCAAGAGTCGCCGGGGCTATGTCCGCATTGCAT ACCTGCGCAAGAACTTCGACCAGGAGCCTCTGGGCAAGGAAGTACCCCTGGACCACGAGGTTCTCCTGCAATGCCGCCCACCAGACGGGGTGCCTGTGGCTGAG GTAGAGTGGCTCAAGAATGAGGACACCATTGATCCCACCCAGGACACCAACTTCCTGCTCACCATCGACCACAACCTCATTATCCGCCAGGCCCGCCTTTCCGATACGGCCAACTACACCTGTGTGGCCAAGAACATCGTGGCCAAGCGCCGTAGCACCACTGCCACAATCATCGTCTATG TGAACGGTGGATGGTCCAGCTGGGCAGAGTGGTCGCCCTGCTCCAACCGCTGTGGCCGCGGCTGGCAGAAGCGCACACGGTCCTGCACCAACCCTACCCCGCTCAACGGAGGAGCCTTCTGTGAGGGCCAGGCTTTCCAGAAGACTTCCTGCACCACCGTGTGCCCGG tggatggagcgtggaCAGAGTGGAGCAAGTGGTCAGCCTGCAGCACCGAGTGTGCCCACTGGCGCAGCCGAGAGTGCATGGCGCCCCCACCCCAGAACGGAGGCCGGGACTGCAGTGGGACTCTGCTCGACTCCAAGAACTGCACCGACGGGCTGTGCATGCAAA ATAAGAAAACTCTAAGTGACCCCAAAAGCCACC TCCTGGAGTCCTCTGGGGATGTGGCGCTGTATGCCGGTGTCGTGGTGGCCGTCCTCGTGGTGGTGGCCGTGCTcatggtggtgggggtggtggtatACCGCCGCAACTGCCGTGACTTGGACACTGACATCACCGATTCGTCTGCGGCTCTTACTGGAGGCTTCCACCCAGTCAACTTCAAGACTGCAAGGCCCA ACCACCCACAGCTCCTGCACCCCTCTGTGCCTCCGGACCTCACAGCCAGTGCCCGCATCTACCGCGGGCCCGTGTATGCCCTGCAGGATACAGCCGACAAGATCCCCATGACCAACTCACCCCTGCTGGACCCCCTACCCAGCCTCAAGATCAAGGTCTACAGCTCCAGCACCACCAGCTCTGGGTCAGGCCTGCCAGACGGGGCCGACCTCCTGGGGGTTCTGCCGCCTAGCACGTGCCCTGGCGACTTCTCCCGCGACACCCACTTCCTGCACCTGCGCAGCGCCAGCCTCGGCTCCCAGCAGCTCCCGGGCCTGCCCCGTGACCCGGGAAGCAGTGTCAGCGGCACCTTCGGCTGCCTGGGCGGGAGGCTCAGCATCCCCGGTACAG gGGTCAGTCTGCTGGTGCCCAACGGAGCCATCCCCCAGGGCAAGTTCTACGAAATGTACCTCCTTATCAACAAGGCAGAAACCCT CCCACTCTCGGAAGGGACCCAGATAGTATTGAGCCCCTCGGTGACCTGCGGGCCCACAGGCCTCCTGCTGTGCCGCCCCGTCATCCTCACAGCTCCCCACTGTGCCGAAGTAGCTGCCGGCACCTGGATCTTCCAGCTCAAGACCCAGGCCCACCAGGGCCCCTGGGAG GAGGTAGTGACCCTGGATGAGGAGACCCTGGACACCCCTTGCTACTGCCAGCTAGAGGCCAGGTCCTGCCACGTCCTGTTAGACCAGCTGGGCACCTACGTGCTCACCGGCGAGTCCTGCTCCCGCTCGGCTGTGAAGCGGCTGCAGCTGGCCATCTTCGCCCCTGCCCTGTGCACGTCCCTGGAGTACAGCCTCAGGGTCTACTGCCTGGAGGACACGCCCGTAGCCTTGAAG GAGGTGCTAGAACTGGAGCGGACCCTGGGTGGCTACCTTGTGGAGGAGGCCAAACCCCTGCTGTTTAAGGACAGTTACCACAACCTGCGGCTCTCCCTCCACGACATCCCCCACGCCCACTGGAGGAGCAAGCTACTGGCCAAGTACCAG GAGATCCCCTTCTATCACGTCTGGAGTGGCAGCCAGAAGGCCCTCCACTGCACCTTCACCCTGGAGAGACACAGCCTGGCCTCCACGGAGTTCGCCTGCAAGATCTGCGTGCGGCAGGTGGAAGGGGAAGGCCAGATATTCCAGCTGCACACCACCCTGGCGGAG ACACCTGCTGGTTCCCTGGAtgccctctgctctgctcccgGCAGCACGCTCACCACCCAGCTGGGACCCTATGCCTTCAAGATCCCACTGTCCATCCGCCAGAAGATATGCAGCAGCCTGGACGCCCCCAGCTCGCGGGGCAATGACTGGCGCCTGCTGGCGAAGAAGCTCTCCATGGACCG TTACCTGAACTACTTTGCCACCAAAGCCAGCCCCACGGGTGTGATCCTGGACCTCTGGGAAGCTCTGCAGCAGGATGACGGGGACCTCAACAGCCTGGCAAGTGCCTTGGAGGAGATGGGCAAGAGCGAGATGCTGGTGGCCGTGGCCACCGATGGGGACTGCTGA